The nucleotide sequence CACAACGAGTAAACCTTTTAAAGGATTTCAAGAAGGAAGACGTGTGCAATTAACCTTAGAAGCAGTTAAAAAAATAGAAGAAAATATTGAAGGAGTAGAATTTGTAGTACCTCGAAACTTTAATAACGGTCAAGTAGTTAGAAATTTACTGTCAGGTACTTTTGGAGTTGCTGGAGATTATCCAGTATTAGATAAAGTACAGAAAAGGAAATTAACCTATGGACGATTCATCAATCAGAATGATATTGATAACAATAAAAAAGTAGCTGTAATATCAGAAGATACCTATAAACAATTATTTGAAAAAGATGAAGACCCTATTAACCAGTACATCACTATCAATAGTATCAATTTCACGGTTATTGGAGTTTTTAAAGAACCGAGAGTAAATGGAGGGCCTCCGATAAACATCCATATTCCATTTAATACATTTCAACAAATTTACAACCAAGGTAATCGTATAGGTTGGATGATGATTACTGGAAAACCAGAATACGATATTACACAAATTGACGCTGATGTAAAATTACTTTTAAGAAATATTAATAGAGTTCATCCAGATGATAGACGTGCTTTTGGAGGCTTCAATTTAGGTAGAGAATTTGGAAGGCTTACAGGATTTTTAAAAGGAATGCAATTTTTAACTTGGTTTGTAGGCATAGCAACACTTATTGCAGGCGTGTTTGCAATTGGAAATATCTTATTAATTACCGTAAGAGAGCGTACTAAAGAAATAGGAGTAAGGAGAGCTTTAGGTGCAACACCGTTTGAAATTAAGAGGCAGATTGTTGTAGAAGCAGTATTTATAACACTATTGGCTGGAATTATTGGTATTATTTCAGGAGGCTGGATTTTAATTTTAATAGATAATACTATTGGTCAAGGTGATGATGCGGTTTTTGTAAATGCATCTGTATCTATAGCTATTGTATTTATAGCATTAGGAATTTTAGTAGCATTGGGCACATTAATTGGGCTAATTCCTGCTTTTAAAGCTACTAGTGTTAAGCCGATTGAAGCATTAAGAGAAGAATAACCAAAAAATCAATCAAAATAGATTTGAGTATTTAATTACTTAAATTCAATGAAACCATTAAATAACGAACAATCAAAATGAAAAAAGCAATCAGAATTATATTGGTAATAGTTGCAATAATTGCACTCTTATTTGTATTAAAACATTTTAAAGATGCTAACTCAAAAGAAGTAGTAGATTTCGAAGTTGAAGAACCATTTTATACTTCTATTACAACTAAAGCTGTAGCGACAGGTAAACTTAATCCAGAAGAAGAAATTGAATTAAAACCACAAATATCAGGGATTGTTGATAAAGTACTTGTAGAAGAAGGAGATATTGTAAAAAAAGGAGACCTTATTGCTAAAATTAGAGTCGTTCCTAATGAGCAAGCACTGGTAAGTGCTAGTAGTAGAATTAATACTCAAAAATTGTCTTATGATAATGCAAAGACATTGTTTAATAGAAATAAAGTGCTTTTTGAAAAAGGAGTTATTTCTAAACAAGATTTTGAAAATAATGAGTTATCATTAAATCAAGCAAAAGAATCTCTTGAGCAAGCACAAAACGATTATCAGATAATTAAAAGAGGTTCACTATCTGGGGGCAATTCAGCAAATACGAATATTGTAGCGCAAATTTCAGGTACAGTTTTAGAGATTCCTATTCGAGAAGGAGATCAGGTAATACAAAGTAATAATTTTAATGCAGGAACAACTATTGCCACTATTGCAGACATGAGTATTATGATTTTTGAAGGTAAAATAGATGAAGCTGAAGTTGGAAAACTTAAAGAAGGAGAGGCTATAAAAGTGATACTTGGAGCAATTAATGCTAAAGAATTTCCTGCGAAATTAACCTTTGTAGCACCTAAAGGTGTTGAAGAAAATGGAGCAGTACAATTTACAGTAAAAGCAGATGTTGAAATAGACGCATCAGTAAATGTAAGAGCAGGGTATAGTGCTAATGCAGAGATTGAATACCAAAGTAAAGATGACATTTTTTGTGTTAAAGAAGCTTTATTGCAATTCAATAGGGTTACTGAACAACCATTTGTAGAAATACAAAAGGAGGATGGTAGTTTTTCAAAGAAAAATGTAAAACTTGGAATTTCTGACGGGATTAATGTCGAAATTCTTGATGGTATTGAAGAAGGAGATAAAATTAAAGTTTGGAATAAAATTTCTAAAGAAGATGAAGAAAATGAAGATGATAATTAATACGTCAACCCAATTTAATATGAAAAGAAGCATTTTATTATTGATGTTGTTTGCTTGTTGTATAGCCTTTAGCCAAAATAAAGTATGGACTTTGCAAGAATGTGTAACTTATGCTTTAGAGAATAATATTCAGGTCAAGCAAGGTGAAAATACTTTATTGACTAATGAACAAGATATACTTGGAGCCAAAGGGAATTTTTTACCCTCTATAAATGGAGGTATAGGATCGGGAGTAAATTTAGGGTCAGGATTTAACCCGGTAAGTAATCAACGTATTAATAATACCGTGTTTTCTGGAAACTATAATGTAAGTTTAAACCAAACTGTTTTTAATGGCTTTAGAAATTTAAACTTATACAGACAAGCAAAATTAAATCGAGAGCAAAATGAATTGGAATTAAATAGAATTAAAGATGATATCTCTTTAAATGTAGTAAATACCTATTTAAATATTTTATTTAATAAAGAAAATTTAGAAACAGCAAAAGCTCAAGTTGAATTTTCAAAAAAACAATTAGAACAAGTTGAAGGATTAGTAGATGCTGGAGTACAACCAAGAGCAAATATTTTTGATTCACAAGCGACTTTAAGTAGAGATGAACAGAGTTTAACAGTTGCTCAAAATAATTTTGATTTAGCATTATTATCATTATCACAGCTATTACAATTGCCTTATGATGGATTTAATGTAGAAATTATTGATGTAGATACACCATCTTCAGCGTTACTCTATAATGATATTAAACCAATTTTAAATTATGCTTTAGAAAATAGGAATGAAATTAAAGTAGCTGAAAAGAGAATTGAAAATGCAGAGTTAGGAACAGAAATTTCTAAAGCTGGATACCTTCCAAGTTTATCTTTTGGGTATAGTTATGGGAGTTCAGCCTCTTTTATAAGACCAAGAACTACTTTTCAAAATCCAAATACAGGAGAAATTGAAAGAATTCCTGAAACTAGCCTTTTTAGACAGTTTGATCAAAATTCAGGACATAACTTTAATCTTAGTTTAAGTATTCCTATATTTTCTAGATTTCAGAATAAAACTTCTGTAACACGTTCTAAAATACAAGAAGATAATAATAGATTGCAGTTAGAACAAGCAAAAATAGATTTAGAATCTACAATACAACAAGCTTTTACAAATGCAAAAGCAGGATTTCGAGCTTATGAAGCAGCAAAAGCATCTCTAGAATCTCAACAATTAGCGTTTGATAACTCAAAAGAACGTTATGATATAGGAGTGCTAAATTCTTTTGAATTAGAACAAGCCAGAATAGCGTTAATTAATGCTGAAGCTTCTTTAATAAATGCTAAATATGATTTTGTATTTAGAAATAAAATATTAGATTTCTACTTAGGAAAATCATTAACAGATTAATTTTGGCGTATATACTAAATATAGAAACATCAACAACAAATTGTTCAGTCTCACTCTCGAAAGATGGTGAGACTTTGGTTTTAAAAGAAGATTATAATAATAATTTTTCTCATGCAGAGCGTTTGCATATGTATATAGATGATGTTTTAAAACAAGCAAAAATTGAGAAACAAAACCTTAATGCTATTGCTGTAAGTAAAGGCCCAGGCTCTTATACAGGTCTCAGGATAGGCGTGTCTGCTGTAAAAGGATTATGTTTTGCTTTAAATAAACCATTGATCTCTGTTTCAACGTTAGAAGTATTAGCAAACGATTTAAAAGGTGTAATTGAAAAAGATAGCTTGATTGTTGCAATGTTAGATGCTAGACGTATGGAAGTGTATTCTGCTGTTTTTGATTCTGATTGTAATCAAGTTAGAGATATTGAAGCAGAAGTATTAAATGAAAGTTCTTTTAATACTTATTTGAAAAATGATAAAGTTTATTTTATAGGAAGCGGTGTCGAAAAAACTAAAAACCTCATTACAAATTCTAATGCTGTTTTTGTAGAAGGAAAATTACCTTCAGCTAATCAAATGAGTCAACTGTCAAGTATAAAATATAAAAAAAACGACATCGAAGATGTCGCTTATTTTGAACCTTATTATCTAAAAGATTTTGTATCTTTTAGAGAGTAGTAAATTTTTTATTGAATAGACCCGTTTTTATTTATATAATTTATTACTTTAATGATGTCTTCTTCTTTAGATAATTTTATAGAATTCTCTTTTATAAAAGTTAAAATGTCTTTTTCATATTTTGAAGAAAATAATTTTACAAATTTCTTTTTCTTTTTAGGTAATAACTCTAAATCAGAGCTATTTCTGCTAATATAATAAGTATCCTGAACACGCTTAAATTTAGCTTCTTGTTGACCTTGTTTATATGTTGAAGCTGCTTCCTGAGCTGCAGGAATAAAACTAATACGCTCTTTTTTAAATAAAGCTATATTTTCAGAAGAGTTAACTTCTACAAAAAAACCTTTTAAAAGTGTACCTTCTTTATTAGTATAAGAATGTGCTTTATATATTTTTTTTGAATCTACAAAAGTTATTTTATAATTTGTATTAATAGGATTAAGTGCTCTTGGTTTTTCTCCTTCAGCTTTAATAACTTCCATGTTTCCATTATATGCGTTAAATCTGATAAGAAAGATCTCATCTCCTTGAGATTTAATTTTTGCAGGCAAAAATGACGCATTTAAATAAGCAGATCCAATAATCTTACCGGTAGGCGTGCTATTTAATCTTTTTAAAACCAATGGAGTTATATTTTCAGAAGGTATATTTTCAGAAGGTGTAATTTCGGA is from Flavobacteriaceae bacterium and encodes:
- a CDS encoding ABC transporter permease; translation: MFRFLFDRDTWQEVFDSLSKNKLRSILTMVGVWWGILLLIGLLGSARGIENSFNRLFGDFATNSVFIFGGTTSKPFKGFQEGRRVQLTLEAVKKIEENIEGVEFVVPRNFNNGQVVRNLLSGTFGVAGDYPVLDKVQKRKLTYGRFINQNDIDNNKKVAVISEDTYKQLFEKDEDPINQYITINSINFTVIGVFKEPRVNGGPPINIHIPFNTFQQIYNQGNRIGWMMITGKPEYDITQIDADVKLLLRNINRVHPDDRRAFGGFNLGREFGRLTGFLKGMQFLTWFVGIATLIAGVFAIGNILLITVRERTKEIGVRRALGATPFEIKRQIVVEAVFITLLAGIIGIISGGWILILIDNTIGQGDDAVFVNASVSIAIVFIALGILVALGTLIGLIPAFKATSVKPIEALREE
- a CDS encoding efflux RND transporter periplasmic adaptor subunit, giving the protein MKKAIRIILVIVAIIALLFVLKHFKDANSKEVVDFEVEEPFYTSITTKAVATGKLNPEEEIELKPQISGIVDKVLVEEGDIVKKGDLIAKIRVVPNEQALVSASSRINTQKLSYDNAKTLFNRNKVLFEKGVISKQDFENNELSLNQAKESLEQAQNDYQIIKRGSLSGGNSANTNIVAQISGTVLEIPIREGDQVIQSNNFNAGTTIATIADMSIMIFEGKIDEAEVGKLKEGEAIKVILGAINAKEFPAKLTFVAPKGVEENGAVQFTVKADVEIDASVNVRAGYSANAEIEYQSKDDIFCVKEALLQFNRVTEQPFVEIQKEDGSFSKKNVKLGISDGINVEILDGIEEGDKIKVWNKISKEDEENEDDN
- a CDS encoding TolC family protein; this translates as MSKFLMVLKKEIKLKFGIKFLKKMKKMKMIINTSTQFNMKRSILLLMLFACCIAFSQNKVWTLQECVTYALENNIQVKQGENTLLTNEQDILGAKGNFLPSINGGIGSGVNLGSGFNPVSNQRINNTVFSGNYNVSLNQTVFNGFRNLNLYRQAKLNREQNELELNRIKDDISLNVVNTYLNILFNKENLETAKAQVEFSKKQLEQVEGLVDAGVQPRANIFDSQATLSRDEQSLTVAQNNFDLALLSLSQLLQLPYDGFNVEIIDVDTPSSALLYNDIKPILNYALENRNEIKVAEKRIENAELGTEISKAGYLPSLSFGYSYGSSASFIRPRTTFQNPNTGEIERIPETSLFRQFDQNSGHNFNLSLSIPIFSRFQNKTSVTRSKIQEDNNRLQLEQAKIDLESTIQQAFTNAKAGFRAYEAAKASLESQQLAFDNSKERYDIGVLNSFELEQARIALINAEASLINAKYDFVFRNKILDFYLGKSLTD
- the tsaB gene encoding tRNA (adenosine(37)-N6)-threonylcarbamoyltransferase complex dimerization subunit type 1 TsaB, producing MAYILNIETSTTNCSVSLSKDGETLVLKEDYNNNFSHAERLHMYIDDVLKQAKIEKQNLNAIAVSKGPGSYTGLRIGVSAVKGLCFALNKPLISVSTLEVLANDLKGVIEKDSLIVAMLDARRMEVYSAVFDSDCNQVRDIEAEVLNESSFNTYLKNDKVYFIGSGVEKTKNLITNSNAVFVEGKLPSANQMSQLSSIKYKKNDIEDVAYFEPYYLKDFVSFRE